A window of Leptospira stimsonii contains these coding sequences:
- a CDS encoding SDR family oxidoreductase has protein sequence MAQRNVFVTGTNRGIGLELTKHFLSKGDQVFALCRKSSAELSRLKPTQIFEGIDVLDSNSIQGLSSKILDTKIDILINNAGILIPDNLQSLDEDNIITQFLVNALGPLKVVHALLPSLKADSKLVFLTSRMGSIADNTSGAYYGYRASKAALNAFAVSLARDLSPKGISVGIFHPGMVATEMTGRQGISTQESVVGLAERIEALNLASSGKFFHQNGEELPW, from the coding sequence ATGGCACAAAGAAACGTTTTCGTCACCGGAACCAATCGCGGAATCGGATTGGAACTCACAAAACACTTTCTCTCAAAAGGAGATCAAGTATTTGCACTCTGCAGAAAAAGTTCCGCAGAACTCTCTCGTCTCAAACCCACCCAAATTTTCGAAGGCATCGACGTTCTCGACTCAAACTCGATTCAAGGATTGAGTTCTAAGATTCTGGATACAAAAATCGATATTCTGATCAATAACGCTGGAATCTTGATACCGGACAATCTACAAAGTCTCGATGAGGACAATATCATCACGCAGTTCTTGGTCAACGCGCTCGGACCGTTGAAGGTAGTCCACGCTCTCCTTCCCTCGCTCAAAGCAGATTCTAAACTCGTATTTTTAACGAGCAGAATGGGATCAATCGCGGACAATACTTCCGGCGCTTACTACGGATACCGCGCATCCAAAGCCGCCTTGAACGCATTCGCAGTAAGCCTGGCTCGAGATCTTTCGCCCAAAGGAATCTCCGTAGGAATCTTTCATCCTGGAATGGTTGCGACGGAAATGACCGGAAGACAAGGAATTTCAACACAAGAAAGCGTTGTCGGTTTAGCAGAACGGATCGAAGCGCTGAACCTTGCGAGTTCGGGCAAATTCTTTCATCAGAACGGAGAAGAATTACCCTGGTGA
- a CDS encoding TIGR00266 family protein, with product MNYEIIHKPSYSFLKVKLSPGETIKAEAGAMVYMTPGIDVETKMGSGFLSALSRRFFGGESFFFNIFKAPSAGAEIGFAPELPGDVVGIDLTDNGLLVEAGAYLASDETITMKPRFGGLRSFLGGEGVFLLDVTGNGKLFLNSYGAILPIEVQGAYTIDTGHVVAFDKTLQYKIGKAGGSWKSTLFGGEGLVMEFTGHGKILIQTRVPSGFLSWLTGLLPQ from the coding sequence ATGAATTACGAGATCATTCACAAACCTTCGTATTCTTTTCTAAAAGTAAAATTGTCGCCAGGTGAAACTATCAAAGCCGAAGCTGGCGCGATGGTCTATATGACTCCCGGGATCGACGTTGAAACCAAAATGGGAAGCGGATTCCTTTCCGCCCTCTCCAGACGATTTTTCGGCGGAGAATCGTTCTTCTTCAATATCTTCAAGGCTCCGTCCGCGGGCGCGGAAATCGGCTTTGCTCCCGAACTTCCCGGCGACGTGGTAGGAATCGATCTTACGGACAACGGACTTCTTGTGGAAGCCGGCGCATATCTTGCATCGGATGAAACGATCACGATGAAACCGAGGTTCGGAGGTTTGCGTTCCTTTCTCGGCGGAGAAGGTGTTTTTCTTTTGGACGTTACCGGTAACGGAAAACTCTTTTTGAATTCTTATGGAGCCATCCTTCCGATCGAAGTTCAAGGCGCCTATACGATCGACACAGGACACGTCGTCGCCTTTGATAAAACGCTTCAGTATAAAATCGGAAAGGCGGGAGGAAGTTGGAAATCCACTCTTTTCGGCGGTGAAGGTTTGGTGATGGAGTTTACCGGTCACGGAAAAATTTTGATTCAGACTCGAGTTCCATCGGGATTCTTATCCTGGCTGACGGGACTCCTTCCTCAATAA
- a CDS encoding TIGR00266 family protein produces MNIEILSKPSYSFAKVSLNGGESIKAESGSMMSMSNGITIQTHKAQQGGFLKSLKAAFLGGESFWMNTFTASSGNGEVLLAPTLPGDVDKIDLAGTVYVQSSSFLASSPNIEMDTKFQGLKGFISGESLFFLKLSGNGPLLISSYGGIDILQVDGEMIVDTGHIVAFDEGLNYEMTKFGGWKSFFLGGEGFVARFKGRGRVWIQSRNVPSLGSWFRNQLPPIKR; encoded by the coding sequence ATGAATATTGAAATTCTTAGCAAACCATCGTATAGTTTTGCGAAGGTGTCTTTGAACGGCGGAGAATCCATCAAAGCGGAATCCGGTTCCATGATGTCGATGAGCAATGGAATTACGATCCAAACTCACAAGGCGCAACAAGGCGGATTCTTAAAAAGTTTAAAAGCGGCGTTCCTTGGCGGAGAATCCTTTTGGATGAACACTTTCACCGCTTCTTCCGGAAACGGAGAAGTTCTACTCGCGCCGACTCTTCCGGGTGACGTAGATAAGATCGATCTCGCGGGAACCGTTTATGTTCAATCGAGTTCGTTTCTCGCCTCTTCACCCAACATAGAAATGGATACCAAGTTTCAGGGTTTGAAGGGTTTTATCAGCGGAGAATCTTTATTCTTCTTAAAACTTTCCGGTAACGGACCTCTTCTCATTTCCAGTTACGGCGGAATCGATATACTACAGGTAGACGGTGAGATGATCGTGGATACCGGGCATATCGTCGCGTTCGACGAAGGACTCAACTACGAGATGACCAAGTTCGGCGGTTGGAAGTCTTTCTTCCTGGGCGGAGAAGGATTTGTCGCTCGTTTTAAAGGGAGAGGAAGGGTTTGGATTCAATCCAGAAACGTTCCGTCCTTAGGAAGTTGGTTCCGCAATCAACTGCCTCCGATCAAAAGATAA
- a CDS encoding TIGR00266 family protein, translated as MKHEILLKPDFPIIQVELENGETIRAESGAMVAMSPTVKMATKAEGGIWASAKRALLSGESFFQNTFKSEGGTGTLFLTSQTQGDIEYRKMKGEELILSRGAYVAGSESLVIDSKWGGFKGFFSGEGLFFLKVSGAGDLFFSSFGAIHTIEVNGQYTVDTGHIVGFEGTLNYTIQKVGGLKSLFLSGEGLVAVFSGTGKLYIQSRNQNAFAGWANQWRRVEKSSSSS; from the coding sequence GTGAAACACGAAATATTATTAAAACCTGATTTTCCAATCATTCAAGTGGAATTAGAAAACGGAGAAACGATCCGTGCCGAATCGGGCGCCATGGTCGCGATGAGTCCGACGGTAAAGATGGCGACAAAAGCGGAAGGTGGAATTTGGGCTTCCGCCAAACGCGCGTTACTGAGCGGAGAATCTTTTTTCCAAAATACCTTTAAGTCGGAAGGTGGGACTGGAACCTTATTCCTCACGAGTCAAACTCAGGGCGATATCGAATACCGCAAAATGAAAGGAGAAGAATTGATCTTGAGTCGAGGCGCTTACGTCGCCGGCTCGGAATCATTGGTTATCGATAGCAAATGGGGCGGATTCAAAGGTTTTTTTTCAGGTGAAGGTCTTTTCTTTTTGAAAGTCAGCGGTGCCGGAGATCTTTTCTTTTCGAGCTTTGGTGCGATTCACACGATCGAAGTAAACGGTCAGTATACCGTGGACACGGGGCATATCGTCGGTTTCGAGGGTACGCTAAACTATACGATTCAAAAGGTCGGCGGTTTGAAGTCTTTGTTCTTGAGCGGAGAAGGTTTGGTCGCTGTGTTTTCCGGCACTGGAAAACTCTATATCCAATCTAGAAATCAAAACGCCTTCGCCGGTTGGGCCAATCAATGGAGAAGGGTGGAGAAATCCTCTTCTTCCAGCTGA
- a CDS encoding LIC_10421 family protein encodes MKKIIALALFLSVFATGVFALSEMETLLIKEATNPELKKIAKDYLLKKAKDQKDLAEKYKSLATRSQGGKANSSNEEHKKYKKLEEHCNQEAAEYEKEAGKL; translated from the coding sequence ATGAAAAAAATCATAGCGCTCGCGCTTTTTCTCTCCGTGTTTGCCACCGGAGTTTTTGCTCTTTCGGAAATGGAGACGTTGCTTATAAAGGAGGCAACGAACCCTGAGTTAAAGAAAATCGCAAAAGACTATTTGTTGAAAAAAGCCAAAGACCAAAAGGATTTAGCTGAAAAATACAAGTCACTTGCGACTCGGAGCCAGGGCGGGAAGGCGAATTCTTCAAACGAGGAGCATAAGAAATATAAAAAATTAGAAGAGCATTGTAACCAAGAGGCGGCCGAATACGAGAAGGAAGCCGGAAAACTCTAA
- a CDS encoding YceI family protein — MNLRRISFAFLFILISLTGLQAGNFKLDPTHTSVGFKIKHLGLNNVPGSFKEFQGKFSFDEKTGALSGLDVTIQTASIFTNDEKRDGHLKSKDFFDAEGTPTITFKSAKATVKKGTVSKIAGELTIKGVTKPVVLNVTFNGSAKDPWGTVHFAFEAETKINRKDYGLTWNKALETGGVLVGEEVSIKIEGEAVAE; from the coding sequence ATGAACTTGAGAAGAATTTCTTTTGCGTTTCTCTTCATCCTCATCTCACTGACTGGATTGCAAGCTGGGAATTTCAAACTGGATCCCACGCACACTTCCGTTGGCTTTAAAATCAAACACCTCGGTCTAAACAATGTTCCGGGTTCTTTCAAAGAATTCCAAGGTAAGTTTAGCTTTGATGAAAAAACCGGCGCGCTCTCGGGTTTGGATGTTACAATTCAAACTGCGTCGATTTTTACGAACGATGAAAAAAGAGACGGTCATCTAAAATCGAAAGATTTTTTCGACGCGGAAGGAACTCCTACGATTACGTTTAAGTCTGCAAAGGCTACGGTAAAAAAAGGAACCGTGTCTAAAATTGCCGGGGAACTTACAATCAAAGGTGTTACCAAACCGGTCGTTTTGAATGTAACTTTCAACGGTTCCGCAAAAGATCCATGGGGAACGGTTCACTTCGCATTCGAAGCGGAAACGAAAATCAATCGTAAGGATTACGGTCTGACCTGGAACAAGGCTTTGGAAACCGGCGGTGTGTTGGTGGGCGAAGAAGTTTCGATCAAGATCGAAGGCGAAGCGGTCGCAGAATAA